The nucleotide window CTTACACCGTGGGCTTCCGGGTATCTTCGGCTTACGGCGGCGCTACGCTGCAGCTGCGCAACAGCGCTGGCACGGTACTAGGCAGCGTCAACGTAGGCAACACGGGCGGCTGGCAGAACTGGCAAACCATCAATGCTACTGTGACGCTGCCGGCCGGTCGCCAGACCCTGCGTTTGTTCGCCTCAGCTTCGACAGGGTGCAACGTCAACTGGCTCAGCTTTGCCAGCACCACACCACCGCCCACTTCCTCAACGACTATCCAAGCCGAAGCCTTTACCAGCATGCAGGGCGTGCAAACCGAGACGACCACCGACACCGGCGGCGGCCAGAACGTGGGCTTCATCGACGCTACCGACTGGATGGCCTACGCCAACATCAATTTCCCAACTTCGGGCACGTACACCATCGAGTACCGCGTGGCCAGCCCCAGTGGCAGCACCCTGTCGTCGGATTTAAACGCGGGCAGCATTCAGCTCGGCAACGTGACAATTCCCGCCACCGGCGGCTGGCAAAACTGGACTACGGTGCGGCAAACGGTCAACGTAAATGCGGGTACCTACAGCTTCGGCGTGTATGCCCAGGCCGGCGGCTGGAACTTCAACTGGCTGCGCATCACGAAGGGCACCGCCGCCCGGCCCGCCGAAACGACGCTGGCTACTGCCGATGCCGGCAGCCTAGGCCGTAGCCTGGAAGTTTACCCCAACCCCGCCGCGCACGTGCTGCACTTGCGGGCCGAAACCAGCCTGGCCGGCAGCCGCTACCAGATTATTGATGCCACCGGCCGCACCGTGCTGAGCGGGCAGCTGCAGGCCACCGACCTGGACGTTTCGGCCCTGAAAGCCGGGGTGTACACGCTGCGCCTCACAGCTGAAGACCAGGCCAGCGTGGTACGCCGCTTTATCAAAGCCCAGTAGCACCGGCCCAAACCAGATTCGCTTAAACACAAAAAGCCCCGCCACATATGTGACGGGGTTTTTTATGGTCAAACCAATCTTAAATAATCGTGCTCAAACCAAGAGCAATGTTGTTCTTGTGCAGCTGGCAATCCAGAATATCCAGGATGCCATAGGCCACGAAGCTGCCCACCTGCTCGGTCGTGTAAGGTGACTTGGCGTTGAGTTCCGGGGTCAGCACGCCTTGCTCCAGGGCATTGTCCACGGCTTTGCGTACGGATTTGGCTTCTTCCTGTAGGCCAAAGTGCTCCAGCATCATGGCCGCCGACAGAATGGTGGCAATGGGGTTGGCAATGCCTTTGCCCTTAGCCTGGGGATAGGAGCCGTGAATGGGCTCAAACAGCGCGGTTTCGTCGCCTACCGAGGCCGAGGGTAGTAAGCCCAGGGAGCCGGCAATAACCGAAGCTTCGTCGGAGATGATGTCGCCAAACATGTTCTCGGTCAGAATCACGTCGAACTGCTTGGGGCTCAAAATCATCTGCATGGCTGCGTTGTCCACAAACAGATAATCGACCAGCACTTTGGGGTACTGTAGGGAAATATCCTGCACGACTTCGCGCCACAGCCGGGAAGTTTCCAGCACGTTGGCCTTGTCTACCAGCGTCAGCTTGCCGCGGCGCGCTTCTGCAGCCTGGAAGGCGCGGTGCGCAATCCGCTCGATTTCAAAACGGCTGTAGGTGCAGTTGTCGTAGGCCGAGCCGTCCTCGTTGCGGCCTTTCTCGCCGAAGTACACCCCGCCGGTCAGTTCCCGGAAGATGACCATGTCGGCGCCCTGAATCCGCTCCTTCTTCAGCGGCGAGTGTTCCAGCAGCCGGTCGTAGGCCGTCACGGGCCGAATGTTGGCGTACAGGCCCAGCGACTTGCGCAGGCGCAGCAGCCCTTGTTCGGGGCGCACCTTGGCACTGGGGTTGTTGTCATACTTGGGGTCGCCGATGGCCCCGAGCAGCACGGCATCGGCGCGGCGGCAGGCGTCGAGCGTAGCTTCCGGCAGCGGGTCGCCGGTCGCGTCGATGGCGCAGGCACCCATGAGCTGGTAATCGAAGGTAAAGTCGTGCCCAAATTTATCGGCTACGGCTTTCAGAGCCCGTACCGCCTCCTGACACACTTCTGGCCCGATACCGTCACCCGACAGCACCACGATTCGTTTGCTTAAAATACCCATTTGCGGAGCTGTTCATAGGTTTTAATGGCGTCGCGCTGGCTCACCAAATAGTCGATATCGTCGTAGCCGTTGATCAGGCACTCCTTCTTGTAAGCATCCAGCTCGAAGCTGATGCTGGCATCCCACACCGGTATAGCCAAAGTCTGGCTGGGCAAATCCACGACCAGCTGCGTTTCGGGCTCCAGCTCAATCTGCCGGAACAAGCCTTGCAATACTTCCTCCGAAACCTGCAGCGGCAGCAGACCCGTGTTCAGGGCATTGCCGCGGAAGATGTCGGCGAAGTAGCTGGAAATAACCACTTTGAAGCCCGCATCATACAAGGCCCAGGCAGCGTGTTCCCGGCTGGAGCCGCAACCGAAGTTTTTGCCGGCCAGCAGAATCTGGCCCTGATAACGCGGGTTATTCAACACGAAATCGGCCTTGGGCTGCCCGTCGGCCTGGTAGCGCCAGTCGGCAAACAGGTTTTGGCCAAACCCCTCCCGGGTGGTGGCCTTCAGGAAACGAGCCGGAATAATCTGGTCCGTATCGACGTTTTCGATGGGCAGCGGGACGACGCCCGAGCGGAGCGTTTGAAATTTTTCCATGGGTGGGACGAAATGGAAGTGATTCTATAGCCTGCGTCAAGTGAAAGAAGAAACCAGTTTCCGGTAGCGGGCTGGTCCGGCGGGCCCAAGGCCAGCTCCCTAGCTGATTCCTCCTCTCGCTTGCGTGCCGGGCGACGCTTGGGGCGCGGCAGAATGGCAGGTTGTTAATTCAAATACTGGGTGATGTCGACGATACGGCCCTCTACAGCTGTTATAGCGGCCACCAGCGGGCTGGCCAGCAAGGTGCGGGCCCCTGGGCCTTGGCGACCTTCGAAGTTGCGGTTAGAGGTCGACACGCAGTAAGCCCCGGCTGGAATCTTGTCGTCGTTCATGGCCAGACAGGCCGAGCAGCCGGGTTCGCGCAGCTCAAAGCCGGCTTCGGCTAATACTTGGTCGAGGCCTTCTTCTATGGCCTGCTTTTCCACTTGTTTGGAACCCGGCACAATGATGGCCTCCACGTGCCCGGCCTTGTGCTTGCCTTTCACGTAAGCTGCCACCGCCCGCAAATCCTCGATGCGGGAGTTGGTGCAGCTGCCGATAAAGACGTAGTTGATTTCCTTACCGAGCAAGGACTCACCCGGCTTAAAGCCCATGTAGGCCAATGACTTATCAAAGCTAGCCGCTTCCCCATCGGTGCCCAGCACCGGAATGGCACCGCTCAGGGCCATGCCCATGCCGGGGTTGGTGCCGTAGGTAATCATGGGCGTAATGGTGGCCGCGTCGAAGGTCAGGTCCGATTCAAACTCGGCGCCTTCCTCCGAATACAGAGTCTGCCAATACTCCACGGCCTGCTCCCACCGCTCCCCCTGCGGGGCGTAGGGCCGGCCGTGCAGGTACTCAAACGTGGTAGCATCGGGAGCAATAAGGCCGCCGCGGGCACCCATTTCGATGCTCATGTTGCAGACCGTCATCCGGCCTTCCATGCTCAGGCCCCGAATGGCGCTGCCGGCATACTCCACGAAGTAGCCGGTGGCCCCGCCCGTACCGAGCTTCGAAATAATGTAGAGAATCACGTCCTTGGCCGTCACGCCGGGCCGCAGCTGGCCGTCCACGGTGATGCGCATGCGCTTGGGCCGACTGATGAGCAGGCACTGCGAGGCCATTACCTGCGTGACCTGGCTGGTGCCAATACCGAAGGCAATGGCCCCAAAAGCGCCGTGGGTGGAGGTGTGACTGTCGCCGCACACGATGGTCATGCCCGGCTGAGTGATGCCTAGTTCCGGCCCGATGACGTGCACGATGCCCTGGTACTGGTGGCCCAGCCCGAACAGCTCCACACCAAACTTCTCACAGTTCTCGGTGAGCTTATCCACTTGGGAGCGACTCAGCGGATCCTGAATGGGCAGGTGCTGGTTGCGGGTCGGCACGTTGTGGTCGGCGGTGGCCAGAATCTGCTCCGGCCGGCTCAGGGGCAAGCCCCGCTCCTGCAGCTCGTCGAAAGCCTGCGGGCTGGTAACTTCGTGAATCAGGTGCCGGTCGATGTAAAACACCTCGAGCCCGCCCGGAATGGCTTTCACCACGTGGGCATCCCAGATTTTATCGAATAAGGACTTGGCCATGCTAGTTACTTTGAAGCCTTAGAGCGGTCTGCTTCCTCTTGCTGACTGGTTTGCCGCAGGGTTTTGCCCGCGTAGGTAAACCAATCGGTGCACCGGGGTGGACGGGCAGCGGCTTGCGGCGCTTCCTGGCTGATTTGTTGGGGCGCGTTCATCACGGTATTAGTTGGCGGCCACTAAGTTTTCCTGCTCCACCAAGATGTGCAGGTCAGTATCCACTACTTCTTTCTGACGGTCGGCCAGTTGCAGAAACGAGGCATAAGCCTTATTCAGGGCCGTTTTGTCGAAGTCGTAGCCAATTTTTTGTAGGCGGTACGCCAGGGCGGCGCGCCCCGAACGAGCGGTTAGTACAATCGACGAATCCGCCACGCCCACCTCGCGCGGATCAATGATTTCGTACGTCTCGCGGTGCTTAATAACGCCGTCCTGGTGTATCCCACTCGAATGCGAAAAGGCATTCGCTCCCACAATAGCTTTGTTGGGTTGCACCGGCATGGCCATCATATGCGACACCATGGCCGAGGTTTCGGCCAGGAGCTGCGTGGTGATGCTGGTGTCCAGATTGAGGTAAGGGTGCTGGCGCAGAATCATTACAACCTCCTCTAAAGCCGTGTTTCCGGCCCGCTCCCCTACCCCGTTAATCGTGCATTCAATCTGCCGGGCGCCGTTCATGACGCCAGCAATGGAGTTGGCCGTAG belongs to Hymenobacter cellulosilyticus and includes:
- the leuB gene encoding 3-isopropylmalate dehydrogenase, with protein sequence MGILSKRIVVLSGDGIGPEVCQEAVRALKAVADKFGHDFTFDYQLMGACAIDATGDPLPEATLDACRRADAVLLGAIGDPKYDNNPSAKVRPEQGLLRLRKSLGLYANIRPVTAYDRLLEHSPLKKERIQGADMVIFRELTGGVYFGEKGRNEDGSAYDNCTYSRFEIERIAHRAFQAAEARRGKLTLVDKANVLETSRLWREVVQDISLQYPKVLVDYLFVDNAAMQMILSPKQFDVILTENMFGDIISDEASVIAGSLGLLPSASVGDETALFEPIHGSYPQAKGKGIANPIATILSAAMMLEHFGLQEEAKSVRKAVDNALEQGVLTPELNAKSPYTTEQVGSFVAYGILDILDCQLHKNNIALGLSTII
- the leuC gene encoding 3-isopropylmalate dehydratase large subunit, whose product is MAKSLFDKIWDAHVVKAIPGGLEVFYIDRHLIHEVTSPQAFDELQERGLPLSRPEQILATADHNVPTRNQHLPIQDPLSRSQVDKLTENCEKFGVELFGLGHQYQGIVHVIGPELGITQPGMTIVCGDSHTSTHGAFGAIAFGIGTSQVTQVMASQCLLISRPKRMRITVDGQLRPGVTAKDVILYIISKLGTGGATGYFVEYAGSAIRGLSMEGRMTVCNMSIEMGARGGLIAPDATTFEYLHGRPYAPQGERWEQAVEYWQTLYSEEGAEFESDLTFDAATITPMITYGTNPGMGMALSGAIPVLGTDGEAASFDKSLAYMGFKPGESLLGKEINYVFIGSCTNSRIEDLRAVAAYVKGKHKAGHVEAIIVPGSKQVEKQAIEEGLDQVLAEAGFELREPGCSACLAMNDDKIPAGAYCVSTSNRNFEGRQGPGARTLLASPLVAAITAVEGRIVDITQYLN
- a CDS encoding carbohydrate-binding protein — encoded protein: MEAESSSAQSGTQTETTTDTGGGLNVAWYETGDWLDYSVNVATAGSYTVGFRVSSAYGGATLQLRNSAGTVLGSVNVGNTGGWQNWQTINATVTLPAGRQTLRLFASASTGCNVNWLSFASTTPPPTSSTTIQAEAFTSMQGVQTETTTDTGGGQNVGFIDATDWMAYANINFPTSGTYTIEYRVASPSGSTLSSDLNAGSIQLGNVTIPATGGWQNWTTVRQTVNVNAGTYSFGVYAQAGGWNFNWLRITKGTAARPAETTLATADAGSLGRSLEVYPNPAAHVLHLRAETSLAGSRYQIIDATGRTVLSGQLQATDLDVSALKAGVYTLRLTAEDQASVVRRFIKAQ
- the leuD gene encoding 3-isopropylmalate dehydratase small subunit, whose translation is MEKFQTLRSGVVPLPIENVDTDQIIPARFLKATTREGFGQNLFADWRYQADGQPKADFVLNNPRYQGQILLAGKNFGCGSSREHAAWALYDAGFKVVISSYFADIFRGNALNTGLLPLQVSEEVLQGLFRQIELEPETQLVVDLPSQTLAIPVWDASISFELDAYKKECLINGYDDIDYLVSQRDAIKTYEQLRKWVF